In the Ipomoea triloba cultivar NCNSP0323 chromosome 6, ASM357664v1 genome, one interval contains:
- the LOC116022660 gene encoding WD repeat-containing protein 20-like: MINSAGSNSMMASSSSTSGNNAQSPGLKTHFKTPEGRYKLHYDKTYPTGYTQYGQTQSQAKTFTQATLAHLKDKPMQAQSQSSFVGSSGVRSAAARLLGGGNGTKSLSFVGANGGSKSVSGMSTRIGSLGASSTNHYVGNSNFDGKGNYLVFNFGEDIFICDLNSRDKDPIKSLHFSSNPPVCHAFDPEAKDSHDLLIGLASGDVYLVSLRLQLQEIGKKLVGAQHYNKDGSVNSTRCTTIAWVPNSDGTFVVGHADGSFYVYDKSKDSSSDPSFPAIKDQTQFSVSHARNSKNPVARWHILQGSINSIAFSTDGAYIATVGRDGYLRVFDYRNEQLVCGGKGYYGALLCCAWSMDGKYILTGGEDDLVQVWSMEERKVVAWGEGHNSWVSGVSFDSYWSTPNSDGTGENIVYRFGSVGQDTQLLLWDLEMDEIVVPMRRPSGGSPTFSTGSQSAHWDTACPMGTLHPAPSMRDVPKLSPLVAHHVHTEPLSGLIFTHESVLTICREGHIKVWTRPGSGESSTSNSGSLLSTSLKEKQSISSKAVSSSFKQ, encoded by the exons ATGATCAACTCTGCGGGGAGTAATAGTATGATGGCGTCGTCGTCTTCTACATCTGGGAACAACGCGCAATCGCCTGGTCTGAAGACGCATTTCAAGACCCCTGAGGGGAGGTACAAGCTCCACTACGACAAAACTTACCCTACTGGTTATACTCAATATGGCCAGACCCAGTCCCAGGCCAAAACCTTTACTCAG GCAACCCTTGCTCATCTTAAAGACAAGCCAATGCAGGCACAATCGCAGTCAAGTTTTGTGGGCAGCAGTGGTGTTAGGTCTGCAGCAGCAAGGTTGTTGGGTGGTGGAAATGGGACTAAGTCACTTAGTTTTGTTGGAGCCAATGGTGGAAGTAAGTCGGTTAGTGGTATGAGTACTAGAATTGGATCATTAGGGGCTTCAAGTACAAATCACTATGTGGGTAATTCAAATTTTGATGGCAAGGGAAATTACTTGGTGTTCAATTTTGGTgaagatatatttatttgtgatTTGAATTCTCGAGATAAG GACCCTATAAAGTCTTTACATTTTAGTTCGAACCCTCCTGTCTGCCATGCATTTGATCCAGAAGCTAAGGACAGTCATGATCTGCTTATTGGGCTAGCATCCGGAGATG tttaTTTGGTGTCTTTGCGGCTGCAATTGCAAGAGATTGGAAAGAAGCTTGTTGGAGCACAGCATTATAACAAAGATGGTTCTGTTAACAGCAC CCGCTGTACTACTATTGCATGGGTGCCTAACAGTGATGGAACTTTTGTTGTTGGTCATGCGGATGGAAGTTTTTATGTCTATGACAAG AGTAAAGATAGTTCTAGTGATCCTTCATTTCCGGCTATTAAAGATCAGACTCAATTTTCAGTCTCCCATGCTCGTAACAGTAAG AATCCTGTTGCTAGATGGCATATTCTTCAAGGCTCAATAAATAGCATTGCTTTCTCTACAGATGGGGCATATATTGCAACTGTAGGGAGGGATG GTTACCTGCGCGTGTTTGACTACAGAAATGAGCAGCTTGTATGTGGTGGAAAAGGATATTATGGTGCTTTATTATGCTGTGCTTGGAG TATGGATGGTAAATATATCTTAACTGGTGGAGAGGATGACCTAGTTCAAGTTTGGAGTATGGAGGAGCGGAAGGTTGTAGCATGGGGCGAGGGACACAATTCATGG GTGAGTGGTGTGTCATTTGATTCTTATTGGTCAACGCCAAATTCAGATGGCACAGGTGAAAATATTGTCTACCGGTTTGGTTCTGTTGGCCAG GACACGCAATTGCTTTTATGGGATTTGGAAATGGATGAGATAGTGGTCCCAATGCGCCGCCCTTCTGGAGGATCTCCTACTTTCAGTACCGGAAGTCAGTCAGCTCACTGGGATACCGCTTGTCCTATGGGTACTTTGCATCCCGCTCCAAGCATGCGAGATGTCCCGAAGCTGTCCCCATTGGTTGCCCACCATGTTCACACCGAACCTCTCTCTGGATTGATATTCACCCACGAATCTGTTCTTACTATTTGCAGAGAGGGGCACATAAAGGTCTGGACAAGACCAGGCTCTGGCGAAAGCTCAACAAGCAACTCCGGTTCTTTATTGAGTACAAGCTTGAAGGAAAAACAATCAATTTCAAGTAAGGCCGTGAGTTCAAGTTTCAAGCAATAG